A genomic segment from Propionibacteriaceae bacterium ZF39 encodes:
- a CDS encoding SDR family oxidoreductase, with translation MQFQDKVFVVTGGANGMGREVVLELLARGARVAAVDLQSDPLGDVKDRVRHLGDRLTIHPLDITDRAAVEALPAAVIAAHGQVDGLLNVAGIIQPFDRFAELDRSVMERVMNVNFWGVINTCQAFLPALLERPEACIVNVSSMGALAPVPGQTIYGASKAALKLFTEGLYAELRDTNVDVTIVFPGAVQTEITANSGVEMRRTGTSSKGTPKMLKAKDAALQILAATEKGAYRATVGSDATMLDRLSRLAPQRATDLIADKMKALLAPSAEQRSESTESAVTVDPSPAEEPTQEQPHEPRHAA, from the coding sequence ATGCAGTTCCAGGACAAGGTTTTCGTCGTCACCGGCGGAGCAAACGGAATGGGCCGGGAGGTGGTGCTCGAGCTTCTCGCGCGCGGTGCTCGCGTCGCGGCCGTCGACCTGCAGAGCGACCCCCTCGGCGATGTGAAGGACCGCGTACGCCACCTCGGCGACCGCCTCACCATCCACCCGCTCGACATCACCGACCGCGCCGCCGTCGAGGCGCTGCCCGCGGCCGTCATCGCCGCTCACGGCCAGGTCGACGGCCTGCTCAATGTCGCCGGCATCATCCAGCCGTTCGATCGGTTCGCCGAGCTCGATCGCTCCGTGATGGAGCGCGTCATGAACGTGAACTTCTGGGGCGTGATCAACACGTGCCAGGCGTTCCTGCCCGCGCTGCTCGAGCGCCCCGAGGCGTGCATCGTCAACGTGTCGAGCATGGGCGCCCTGGCGCCTGTTCCAGGCCAGACCATCTATGGCGCGAGCAAGGCGGCGCTGAAGCTGTTCACCGAGGGCCTGTACGCCGAACTCCGCGACACCAATGTCGACGTGACCATCGTCTTCCCCGGCGCGGTCCAGACCGAGATCACCGCGAACTCGGGCGTCGAGATGCGCCGCACCGGCACCAGCTCCAAGGGCACCCCGAAGATGCTCAAGGCCAAGGACGCCGCACTGCAGATCCTCGCGGCCACCGAGAAGGGCGCCTATCGCGCGACCGTGGGCTCCGATGCCACGATGCTCGACCGGCTCTCGCGTCTCGCACCGCAGCGCGCGACCGACCTCATCGCCGACAAGATGAAGGCGCTGCTGGCCCCGTCGGCAGAACAGCGCTCCGAGTCCACCGAGTCAGCCGTCACGGTCGATCCGTCGCCCGCGGAGGAGCCGACCCAGGAGCAGCCGCACGAGCCTCGGCACGCTGCCTGA